DNA sequence from the Nodosilinea sp. FACHB-141 genome:
ACCTTGCCCGCCCCTGACCCTGGTGCTACGGCTATCGGACCCCCAGACCGCAGTTACTGTGGCTATGGCGCCGGTGCCGCTGGCGGTGGCCATGCTGCCCAGCACCATGACGCTGACTGTAACCGTGCCCGCTCAGCTGTCGACCCGGCTGTTGCTAGGGGAGGTAGGGCTCTTTGTCGAGACTGAGATAGCGGCCCTACAGCGATTTACGGTCACGGTGGATGTGGCCTCGCTGTTTGACGCGATCGCCAACCAGGCCGAAACCGAATCAGGTCTAGACGTTGTCTTTCCGGCCGAAGACCCAGATGAGGACCCAGCCTCTCCCCAACCCCCCACCCCCGAGCTCAAAACCTGGGATATTGTCGGCCGGGCGGCACCGCCTCGGCAGATGCCCATTCTCACCCTGCCCCGCAACAGTCCTGAGCTGCCGCCCAAAATCTACTACCCCTCTCCCCACGAGGCGGCCGCTCGTCAACCGTCGCTGCCCCTAGTGGGTCGCCCCCGCTCCGTTTCCTCGCCTCCCGGCGATCGCAGCCTTGATAATCTGAGCGCCCCCGCTACGCCGAGCCCAGAGCCGGTCCGGGGGTTAAGCTTACCGCCCATTGCTTCGCCGCCCCAGGCCGACGACCCCATTGCCGTCTTGACTGGGCAGGCATCTCCTAGTGCCACCCCTAAACCCCGTGACGCGGTACCCCAGTTGATTTCCCACGAGGCTATGGGGTTCAAAGACCTCAAGCTGCAGGACCGCTTCTGGAATCGGCTCAACGAGCTAGCCGTCAACCTTCAGCAGGAGGCGATCGAGCAGCGCCACGAGGTTGCCGCTGCCCCAGTGGAAACTCCGGTAGAAACCTCGTTTGAGCCGCCGCCGTTTGTCCCTTTTGCTGGAGAGGTGGTGATCTATGAAGACGAGGACCCTACTCTGCGTGATTTAGCCGCCGCCGCGGTGCCTGCCCCGGAGGCCGAGCCGCCAGAGACGGTGACCCCGCCCATGCCTACCCTAGAGCTGCCAGAGGGTGACCTGACTGCGGGTGAGCCAGTGGTCGTGACTCTGCGGGTGCCCTTTCATCCCAACCGCCTGTATCTCAAAGTGTGGATTACTGACCCTCAAACCCGCACCCTGGCCGACGAGCCGCGTCAGCTGCTCAATCTGCTGCCCAACGGCCAGGGGCAGCTTGAGGGTAATCTACAGCTAACGGCTCCCTTTGGCTGTTTGGAGGCGTGGTTTGAGGCCATTTCTGTGGATATGGTCACCCAGCAGGAAAGCTATAAAGCCTCGGTCAGTCGCGTGATCGCCCCTGCGGGACTCCCCCCGATCTCCCTAGACGAATTTCAGATTTAGAGACGTTCTCAACGGGCCTTCAGAAGAACACAGAACCGTAAGGTGAGGTTTTGCAACGAATCCTAAGTAATTCCCGCAAAAACTAGGGTCCTATAGCGGTGATAACTCTACAATAATGGCGGCTTTTCTAAGCTAAATCGTGAGTTGGTTTGCTGACTTAATTCGTTTGAATTGAGCTTGGAAGAGTTTGTTTGGTCGTGACCGTTGGCCGTGGTTGGCTTAGGTCTGAGCTTGAGGCCAGCGACCCAAGTGTAGGTCTGGGTGACTAAGATTCAGCCGTTGGATATTGGGTCGTCAGCTTGACTATCAGACGGTCTGATAAGTGGTTGAGGTTAAAGGTTTGGCCCTAATTGCCAGCGCTAAGGTAAAGAAACTATTTCCCCCATCACAAATCGCTATCTAGGACGGGTGACAATGAATTTTACGTCAATGTTGAAAGCGGCTGTGCTGACTGCAGCTACCCTCGGGGTAGTAGGCGGAGCAGGGCATGCCGTTGCTCCCACCTCCACTTCAGTTCAGCCCGCGGTGCGCGAGACCGGCACGCTGCTGACCCAGGCCTTTGGCAACATCGCTATCAATCAGGCCAATTTTTTGGTGGTTGCGGTACCGGGAAGCACTTCCCAGCCCTATCGACTCTATATTGTGGAGCAGCTTCAGCCCAATCCTCCCTGCTGGACGATTGCTAACCCTGGCGCCGAACCTACTCAAGTAAATGCCCTGTGGAATACCTTTGACTTTACGGGCGTCTGTCGCCTACAGCGCGATACCAATGGCTACGCTATCCGGTTGGCGGGGCAGGATCTGTCCGGGGTTCGGTTTGAGGTCAACCAGAAAGACGGTGATTTGCTGCTGCAGTTTGCTCCCAGCACCGTTTCTCGCGAGCGCATTACTATCGGTCGCGCCAACGGCATCAGCCCCACAGGCTTCACGCAGCTTGACCTCAACCCGGGCTGGTCACTGACTAAGCGCACTTTTAATGGAGCGATCGTCAGTTCGCACCTGGTGTACTTCACCAACGACCTCACCCTAGCTCAGATTCAAAGTGGAGTCACCGGTACTCCTCCGGTGACGCCGCCAGTGACGCCGCCAGTGACGCCGCCCGCCGTGGCCTTTAACGATATTCGAGGCAACCGCTATGCTGCCGAGATCACCCGTGCGTCTAGCCTAGGAGTTATTGCCGGATTTTCTGAGGATGGCACCTTCCGGCCTACTGCGCCGCTGACCCGCGAGCAGGCGGTTTCTGTAATGATGGAAACCGCCCGGAAAGTTCTGCCAACTTCGGCGCTGGCTAACCTACCCCAAGCGGTCTCTAGTGCCCCCTTCTCTGACGTAGCCGCCAACCGCTGGAGCGCGGTTAAAATTCAGCAGGCTAAGCAGCTGGGCATCGTGACCGGGGACGCTGGCACCGGCAACTTCCGCCCAACCGACAACGTCTCTCGGGCCGAGCTGATGGCAATGACCTACAAGCTGGCACTTGTGCGAGCCAACGCTAGCGCGGCGGGTAGTACGCCCGGCGTCAGCCCGGCACCAGCCACTGTGGGAATTATTCCTAACATCAGCAACCCGCCTACCTTCACCGACATCGGCGGTCACTGGGGTGAGGCTACGATTAAGCAGATGGCGGCCTTCTGTGCGATCGCAACTCCTCTCAACGAAACCGGAACTAGCTTTTCGCCCAACTCCAACGCGCTGCGTGACTACACCGCCGCTGTTGCCGTGCGGGCCATTGACTGTCCGGCTGCTCGACCCCAGTAGGTCAGCTAAGTCATAACTAGGCACCAACTCCAGGGTGAGCTCCACACGGAACTCACCCTTTTTTTCGAGTTGTCTCGCTTAGCGCACTGCGCAAAGCAGCCCGTAGCGAATTAGGCCGCTATACAACCCCTGGCGCATCGGCCCCAGAGCCAGCGCCCCTTGAAGGGTGCCAGGCCCCGCCTGAATTAACCCCGTTAGGCCTTCAGGGCTGAGGGCCGAGGCAATTACCTCATCCCAAAAGGGGGCGACTGCCAGCGACCAGTCGGCGGCTTTTAGCTGGTCAAAGCCGCAGTTTTGGGCGATCGCCTCATAGTCAGGCAGAGAAATCACGTAAGGCAGGCCATAGACGCGATAAATCCAGTCGAGCTGCCGCTGCTCTAGCCAGGTCAACGGCCCTCCCAGCGAATCCGTAGGGCGGTGGCACCAGGTGGCCATCAACAGTTTGCCCCCTGGCTTTAGCACCCGGTAGCACTCCTGCAAAAATGCCACCTTGTCGGGCATGTGCTCCCCGCTCTCCATCGACCACACCAGGTCAAAGCTGTGGTCAGCAAAGGGAGTATTCAAAGCATCCGCGACCTGAAACGTTGCACAAGGAGCAGCATCGCCGCTCAAACTCGCTGTTGTAGCCCGCTCTGTGGCTCGCTGAGCCTGCAATGGGCTGAGGGTAATGCCGGTCACTCTGGCCCCAAACCGGTTTGCCAATTCGAGGGCGCTACCGCCAATGCCGCAGCCGCAGTCGAGAATAGCCTCTGCTTGGGTAATGTCCCCCCAGGTCAAACACTCATCAATGAGATCAATTTGGGCCTGGCGACGATTTTTGCGCTGACGGCCATCGGCCCCGTAATAGCCGTGGTGCATGTGCTCACCCCAGATCTGCTCCCACAGCCCAGAGGAGTCGTCATAGAAAGTCTGAATCTTCTTGTACAGGGCATTGGTCATGACAACTCGACACCTAGAGAACAGCGTGGCTTAGCCGGTTAAATCTTGCGGCATAGTGGTCGAGAGCGTCAACTCGTGAAAATATAGGGTTGCCTCTCTACTCCGTGTCTTACGGAATGCCCAACCTATGCAGATGACGGTTCCGCGCACCATATGCCTTGGTTTTTTAGTATTAATTGCCATTGGTACAATTTTATTGGCGTTGCCCATATCTAGCACTCAACAGGGTTGGGGTGACCCCCTTGTAGCCTTGTTTACAGCCACCTCCGCTGTCTGCGTCACCGGGCTGGTTGTCGTCGATACGGGCACCTACTTTTCTGACTTTGGCGAAGCGACTATTCTCGCGCTGATTCAGGTGGGAGGGCTCGGCTACATGACCGTCAACACCTTCCTGCTGCTGCTGCTGGGGCGACGGTTGGGGCTGCGAGAACGACTCGCTATTCAGCAGTCCATGGATAACTCAGTGCTGGCGGGCGGTAAGCCTCTGATCCTCTCGATCATTGCTATGACACTGTCCATTGAACTGACGGGCTTATTTTGCCTATATCCGATCTTCAGTCGAGACTACGGGCCTAGCTATGGGCTGTGGCTCTCTATGTTCCACAGCGTCAGCGCTTTCAACAATGCGGGTTTTGGCCTGTTTAAAGACAATATTATTGGCTATGCGCTCGACCCCTGGGTCAATGCGGTAATCACCGCTCTAGTCATCCTGGGTGGCATTGGTTACCAGGTGATTATGGAGTTCCTGTCATGGGCCCGCAATCGCCTGAGCGGCAACCGCTGCCGCAACCCGTTCTCCCTTCACTTTAAGATTGTTACCAGCACTACCGCTGCTCTTTTGGTACTAGGCACCCTAGCCTTGTTTCTAATCGAGTACCAAAACCCCGACACTTTGGGTCCGGTGGCTCCTCAGTACAAGTTATTAATGGCTTGGTTTCAGGCTGTTATTACCCGTACCGCCGGATTTAACAGCATTGACATTGGCGCGATGGGCAACGCCTCACTGTTTATCATGATTGCCCTGATGTTCGTTGGGGCTAGCCCCGGCAGCACTGGCGGCGGTATTAAAACTACTACCCTGAGCATTTTGCTAGCCTGCACCCGCATGGCGCTTCAAGGCAAAGAGCAGGTTCTCTTATTTCGGCGGCAGATTGCTACTATTCGGGTGCTGAAGGCGATCTCCGTGGTGGTGGGGTCGGGTCTGGCGGTCGTCGCAGCTACAGCTCTAGTGTCTCTAACTAATCCAACCGTCGGCTTTATCGATATTCTCTTTGAGGCCGTGTCTGCATTTGCCACAGTGGGGCTTTCTACCGGCATTACTGCCGACCTATCTGACGTTGGTAAGTACGTGATTGCTTTCACCATGTACTTGGGGCGGGTAGGCGTACTGCTGTTTATGGCGGCACTGCTTGGCGATCCTAAACCGTCCTCTGTGCAGTATCCCGAAGAAGAGTTGCTGATTGGCTAATCTCTCAAGCAGGACGGGGATAGATAGCAAAAAGGGGAGCCGTTGACTCCCCCGGATGAGTATTTGTGTGGTCTGATGGCGATCGCCCCCCTGGGCGCTTACGCAAAGTCTGCTGGCGTTTTTGCAGCTGTCTCTGGCGGGCGGCACCGCCTCGCCCTTTGTCATTGCGACCCAGCTTACGGGGCGACTCCCATCGTTTCAGGTGCTGCGCCATGGCTAACTCCCATTAACTACCTAACTATCTTCCCAATGCTATCCTTCTCTATCGGG
Encoded proteins:
- a CDS encoding DUF3747 domain-containing protein; protein product: MNFTSMLKAAVLTAATLGVVGGAGHAVAPTSTSVQPAVRETGTLLTQAFGNIAINQANFLVVAVPGSTSQPYRLYIVEQLQPNPPCWTIANPGAEPTQVNALWNTFDFTGVCRLQRDTNGYAIRLAGQDLSGVRFEVNQKDGDLLLQFAPSTVSRERITIGRANGISPTGFTQLDLNPGWSLTKRTFNGAIVSSHLVYFTNDLTLAQIQSGVTGTPPVTPPVTPPVTPPAVAFNDIRGNRYAAEITRASSLGVIAGFSEDGTFRPTAPLTREQAVSVMMETARKVLPTSALANLPQAVSSAPFSDVAANRWSAVKIQQAKQLGIVTGDAGTGNFRPTDNVSRAELMAMTYKLALVRANASAAGSTPGVSPAPATVGIIPNISNPPTFTDIGGHWGEATIKQMAAFCAIATPLNETGTSFSPNSNALRDYTAAVAVRAIDCPAARPQ
- a CDS encoding methyltransferase domain-containing protein, yielding MTNALYKKIQTFYDDSSGLWEQIWGEHMHHGYYGADGRQRKNRRQAQIDLIDECLTWGDITQAEAILDCGCGIGGSALELANRFGARVTGITLSPLQAQRATERATTASLSGDAAPCATFQVADALNTPFADHSFDLVWSMESGEHMPDKVAFLQECYRVLKPGGKLLMATWCHRPTDSLGGPLTWLEQRQLDWIYRVYGLPYVISLPDYEAIAQNCGFDQLKAADWSLAVAPFWDEVIASALSPEGLTGLIQAGPGTLQGALALGPMRQGLYSGLIRYGLLCAVR
- a CDS encoding TrkH family potassium uptake protein, producing the protein MTVPRTICLGFLVLIAIGTILLALPISSTQQGWGDPLVALFTATSAVCVTGLVVVDTGTYFSDFGEATILALIQVGGLGYMTVNTFLLLLLGRRLGLRERLAIQQSMDNSVLAGGKPLILSIIAMTLSIELTGLFCLYPIFSRDYGPSYGLWLSMFHSVSAFNNAGFGLFKDNIIGYALDPWVNAVITALVILGGIGYQVIMEFLSWARNRLSGNRCRNPFSLHFKIVTSTTAALLVLGTLALFLIEYQNPDTLGPVAPQYKLLMAWFQAVITRTAGFNSIDIGAMGNASLFIMIALMFVGASPGSTGGGIKTTTLSILLACTRMALQGKEQVLLFRRQIATIRVLKAISVVVGSGLAVVAATALVSLTNPTVGFIDILFEAVSAFATVGLSTGITADLSDVGKYVIAFTMYLGRVGVLLFMAALLGDPKPSSVQYPEEELLIG